The Achromobacter deleyi genome has a window encoding:
- a CDS encoding ABC transporter permease yields the protein MTAWLLRRVAQAAVVVFLMTLIVFVGLHAIGNPVDILIGQDVDQVDRARIIAELGLDKPLWQQYLGFLNGALHGNLGNSFVYNIPAVELVIQRLPATLELAISALTFAVIIGLPLGLIAGLYPDSRFSKMIMAGSIVGFSLPTFWVALMLIMTFSVSLGWLPASGRGQTVEFLGFQWSWLTADGWRHLILPALNLSLFKISLVIRLTRAGVRDVMPLDFVKFARAKGLSPFRVVCVHVLRNTMIPLVTVLGLELGSTIAFAVITESIFAWPGAGKLILDSLNALDRPVIVAYLIVVVCLFVTLNLIVDILYKVLDPRVRLEASA from the coding sequence ATGACCGCTTGGCTGCTACGCCGCGTGGCGCAGGCCGCCGTGGTCGTGTTCCTGATGACGCTGATCGTCTTCGTTGGGCTGCACGCCATCGGCAACCCCGTGGACATCCTGATCGGCCAGGACGTGGACCAGGTGGACCGCGCCCGCATCATCGCCGAACTCGGCCTGGACAAGCCCCTGTGGCAACAGTACCTGGGCTTTCTGAACGGGGCGCTGCACGGCAACCTGGGCAACAGCTTCGTCTACAACATCCCCGCCGTGGAGCTGGTGATCCAGCGCCTGCCGGCCACGCTTGAACTGGCCATCTCCGCCCTGACTTTCGCCGTCATCATCGGCCTGCCGCTGGGCCTGATCGCCGGGCTGTATCCCGACAGCCGCTTCTCGAAGATGATCATGGCGGGCAGCATCGTCGGCTTCTCGCTGCCCACCTTCTGGGTGGCGCTGATGCTGATCATGACGTTCAGCGTGTCGCTGGGCTGGCTGCCGGCCAGCGGCCGCGGCCAGACGGTGGAGTTCCTGGGCTTCCAGTGGTCGTGGCTGACGGCCGACGGCTGGCGCCACCTGATCCTGCCGGCGCTGAACCTGTCGCTCTTCAAGATTTCGCTGGTGATCCGCCTTACCCGCGCCGGCGTGCGCGACGTGATGCCGCTGGACTTCGTGAAGTTCGCCCGCGCCAAGGGCCTGTCGCCGTTCCGCGTGGTCTGTGTGCACGTGCTGCGCAACACCATGATTCCGCTGGTGACGGTGCTGGGCCTTGAGCTGGGCTCGACCATCGCGTTCGCCGTCATCACGGAGAGCATTTTTGCCTGGCCCGGCGCCGGCAAGCTGATCCTGGACAGCCTGAACGCGCTGGACCGCCCGGTGATCGTGGCCTACCTGATCGTGGTGGTGTGCCTGTTCGTGACGCTGAACCTGATCGTGGACATTCTGTACAAAGTGCTGGACCCCCGGGTACGGCTGGAGGCCTCGGCATGA
- a CDS encoding ABC transporter permease — protein MSSVSNPAQAPALRRESPWRRNLAEFLSSKTAVLGLAVATLLILAAVLAPWISPQNPYDLLQIDVLDSRLPPGSMNGLDTFHYWLGTDGQGRDLLSGILYGLRISLMVGVGSALIAGVIGTLLGLLAAYAGGKVDAFIMRLVDLILSFPSILVAMMILAYLGKGVGNVVLTLVILEWAYYARTARGQALVERRREYVEAARCLDIPNWRIMLKHILPNCLPPLIVIGTLQIARAITLEATLSFLGLGVPVTEPSLGLLISNGFQYMLSGEYWISFYPGIALLITIVAINLVGDRLRDVLNPRTHK, from the coding sequence ATGAGTTCCGTATCCAATCCCGCGCAGGCGCCCGCCCTGCGCCGCGAGTCGCCCTGGCGCCGCAACCTGGCCGAGTTCCTGTCGTCCAAGACCGCCGTGCTGGGCCTGGCCGTGGCCACGCTGCTGATCCTGGCCGCCGTGCTGGCGCCCTGGATCTCGCCGCAGAACCCGTATGACCTGCTGCAGATCGACGTGCTGGACTCGCGCCTGCCGCCAGGCAGCATGAACGGCCTGGACACCTTCCACTACTGGCTGGGCACCGACGGCCAGGGCCGCGACCTGCTGTCGGGCATCCTGTACGGCCTGCGCATCAGCCTGATGGTGGGCGTGGGCTCGGCGCTGATCGCCGGCGTCATCGGCACGCTGCTGGGCCTGCTGGCCGCCTACGCCGGCGGCAAGGTCGACGCCTTCATCATGCGCCTCGTGGACCTGATCCTGTCGTTCCCGTCCATCCTCGTCGCCATGATGATCCTGGCCTACCTGGGCAAGGGCGTCGGCAACGTGGTGCTGACGCTGGTGATCCTGGAATGGGCCTACTACGCCCGCACCGCGCGCGGCCAGGCCCTGGTCGAGCGCCGCCGCGAATACGTCGAAGCCGCCCGCTGCCTGGACATCCCCAATTGGCGGATCATGTTGAAGCACATCCTGCCCAACTGCCTGCCGCCGCTGATCGTCATCGGCACGCTGCAGATCGCGCGCGCCATCACGCTGGAAGCCACGCTGAGCTTCCTGGGCCTGGGCGTGCCGGTCACCGAACCGTCGCTGGGCCTGCTGATTTCCAACGGCTTCCAATACATGCTGTCCGGCGAATACTGGATCAGCTTCTACCCCGGCATCGCGCTCCTGATCACCATCGTGGCCATCAACCTGGTGGGCGACCGCCTGCGCGACGTGCTGAACCCGAGGACCCACAAATGA
- a CDS encoding ABC transporter ATP-binding protein, which yields MTARSASAGAPATLEVRNLRTHFHTRAGVLPAVDDVSFTLERGKILGLVGESGSGKSVTGFSIMGLVDAPGRIVGGEVLFQGRDLTKLSPRELRRLQGNRIAMIFQDPMMTLNPVLRVDVQMIETVRAHNKMSKAQARALARDTLGMMGIPSPEERLLAYPHQLSGGMRQRVAIAIAMLHRPDLIIADEPTTALDVTIQAQILSEVQKLAQQHGTSLIWITHDLSVVAGLADDVAVMYAGRIVEHGKVDDVLDRPQHPYTVGLIDSLPSNNQRGQRLRQIPGMTPNLLHLPAGCAFSARCSRATAACGQQPGITLALPEHKVRCFHPTIQNSEVTA from the coding sequence ATGACCGCCCGCTCCGCCTCCGCTGGCGCGCCGGCCACGCTTGAAGTGCGCAACCTGCGCACCCACTTCCATACCCGCGCGGGCGTGCTGCCCGCGGTGGACGACGTTTCCTTCACCCTGGAACGCGGCAAGATCCTGGGCCTGGTCGGCGAGTCCGGCTCGGGCAAATCCGTCACGGGCTTCTCCATCATGGGCCTGGTGGACGCGCCGGGCCGCATCGTCGGCGGCGAGGTCCTGTTCCAGGGCCGCGACCTGACCAAGCTGTCGCCGCGCGAACTGCGCCGCCTGCAAGGCAACCGCATCGCCATGATCTTCCAGGATCCGATGATGACGCTGAACCCCGTGCTGCGGGTGGATGTGCAGATGATCGAAACGGTGCGCGCCCACAACAAGATGAGCAAGGCCCAGGCCCGAGCGCTGGCCCGCGACACGCTGGGCATGATGGGCATTCCCAGCCCCGAAGAGCGTCTCCTGGCCTACCCGCACCAATTGTCGGGCGGCATGCGCCAGCGCGTGGCCATCGCCATCGCCATGCTGCACCGTCCGGACCTGATCATTGCCGACGAGCCGACCACCGCGCTGGACGTCACCATCCAGGCGCAGATCCTGTCCGAAGTGCAGAAGCTGGCGCAGCAGCACGGCACCAGCCTCATCTGGATCACGCACGACCTGTCGGTCGTCGCCGGTCTGGCCGACGACGTGGCGGTGATGTATGCCGGCCGCATCGTCGAACACGGCAAGGTCGACGACGTGCTGGATCGCCCGCAGCACCCGTACACGGTGGGTCTGATCGACAGTCTGCCCAGCAACAACCAGCGCGGCCAGCGCCTGCGCCAGATCCCCGGCATGACGCCCAACCTGCTGCACCTGCCCGCCGGCTGTGCGTTCTCGGCGCGCTGCTCGCGCGCCACCGCCGCCTGCGGCCAGCAACCCGGCATCACCCTAGCCTTACCCGAACACAAAGTGCGCTGCTTCCATCCCACGATCCAGAACAGCGAGGTGACGGCATGA